The genome window TTCTCCTTGGGCAAATATTAAGTTGCAAAAGATTTTAAAAGCTCGAACTCCAGTTTTAGCTGCGGCGATCGGTCCATCAGGAAAAATCTTAGTGACGGGTGGTAAAAGCACGTTAGAAATTTGGGACTTATCAACCGATAAATCTCGGTTGATTACAGATTGGATTTCCGAAGCATTTGGAATTAGTTATGAAGCGATCGCCTTTCATCCTGACGGGCGATATTTTGCTACCAATAGCAATGGTATTGCCCAAAAGACCAGTCATTCTGATAATGATGGTTCTTCAGAAACAGTTTCACTTTCGTTTGAAGGTAGCGCCAGTCAAGTTTGGAATGTCGAGACAGGGAATCAGGTACTTACCTTCAAAGATTTTACCCAGGGATATATAGCGAGTTTCGATAAAAATGGAGGAGTGTTATTAGTAGGGGAATATATTTGGGATGTCAATAGCCAACAACAGCTATTTAGGTTGCCGAAATTCACTCCTCAGAGTATGACTGTGCGGCAATATGAACAAGCGCAAGAAGACCGATTAAGTAGATTTAAATCCAAGTGTCGTAATGCAACTCCTTTAAGCCCTGATGGAAAATCAGTATCTGTTTTTGGTAGCAATTCTGTCGATATATATAGCGTGCAAACTGGAAACAAAATAACTTCACTATCAGCAAAAGATCCAGCTTTGAGGACAGGCTGCATAGGTTTTTCCGCAGATGGTCAAACACTTGCTTTAGCTAGCGGTAGCCGAGTTATAGTCTGGTGGTTATCTACAGGTGAAGTCTTGCATGACATCGATACTTCTACAAAAACAGACGATGTATATGCTCAAGCGGCAATTTTTAGCCCTGATTCTCAAGTTTTAGCAGTAGGCAACACTAAGCAAGCTATAGCTTTATACGATATGCGCTCTGGCAAGAAGATTACTACGCTCTCAGGCTCTTTTGTTGGCTTCCACCCCAATAGCACTTCTTTAATTACTACTGAAGGCGCGAACGTGAAAATTTGGAGCGTACCATGAGGAGCAATGCAACTGGCGATCGCCCTTGTCAGTCAATCAACAAATAGTTACGGAAGTTCTGTTGAATTAGGGCAAACAAAAGTTGCTAACGGAACTTATCAAATTTTTAGCGATTAATAGTAGAGCTACGGAACTGCCGTTCAAACTCAGGAGTAAACCCAATCTCGATTACCCGATCGATCTTCATTCTCCATCAAGACTATCCCACAGTTGAGAAATCGGCTTAATCTGGCTGGTTTCTACTTCATGGATTGCTCTTGCCAAGCTAGCAGCAATTTCTTGGGGGCTGGTATCTTGCACTTCTTCAATAAGACCCGGTAACTCATTCGATTCTTCAACCAAAAGAATTATTCTCACGTTTGACTTACCAGTTAAATCTTGTAGATGTTTTGGTAGTTCTACCCTGCCCTCAGCATCAATGGTAGTGGAAAATTCGTAGGCTTTCATAGTTACAATGCATATAATAGTCTCAGATTAGCAAAAAACTCTCAGCGCGATCGCCCTAACTTTACCAAGTAATGAGAGCGATCTCTGAGCTTATGGTGTGCGTTAATGCGCTGTAATAGACTTCACGTTTAGGTTTATGAAAGTTATAATCTATTTTTAAGGCGATCTATTTCTTTTTGTAAGTCTTCGATTTCTTGCTTCAAACTATCAACTTCTTGAGTGCGATCGCTACTTGTTTGAGTTACAGATACTTCTTTTTGCTCTCGTGTATAATGCCCTTGGCGGATTTGTTGATACTCTAAAGATTTTGCCCATTCCTGTAAATATTGACACCGATCTATGGGAAAAGGATGGCTCAGCATCATTCCTTGAAAACCGTTATAAACTAACAGTTTGTAGATTTGGTTTAATCCGTCTTCATC of Merismopedia glauca CCAP 1448/3 contains these proteins:
- a CDS encoding WD40 repeat domain-containing protein; the protein is MKTPSAILLSLILGFLPFQTVLVPPATAQNSILNLLEFKIRPQLQQAMQSKKWQKAIESVDKLISITSDSQKLSDLRSYRANLSRKLANATQVQNSSSEEPKTTPETLGQPPIPKPKIDPNAPPSPWANIKLQKILKARTPVLAAAIGPSGKILVTGGKSTLEIWDLSTDKSRLITDWISEAFGISYEAIAFHPDGRYFATNSNGIAQKTSHSDNDGSSETVSLSFEGSASQVWNVETGNQVLTFKDFTQGYIASFDKNGGVLLVGEYIWDVNSQQQLFRLPKFTPQSMTVRQYEQAQEDRLSRFKSKCRNATPLSPDGKSVSVFGSNSVDIYSVQTGNKITSLSAKDPALRTGCIGFSADGQTLALASGSRVIVWWLSTGEVLHDIDTSTKTDDVYAQAAIFSPDSQVLAVGNTKQAIALYDMRSGKKITTLSGSFVGFHPNSTSLITTEGANVKIWSVP